CGGGTAAACAGCCTGACAACAGCACAGTTGAAATGTCATCTTTTGACACAAGACAGCTATAGTTGCTGCCGAGTAATACTAATAAACCACCACCACTGCCTCAGTCTGACGTGCTTTTTTCACCATGTCTTCTAGTCTGACAGGGATAACTTGTTACATCATGGGCAATGGTGCTTCTTTTTTTAATCCTTctactatatttcatctacttcatgttaaatatttgccAAGAATATACTTACAGCTCTGACACAATCGATCACAGGGGCTTTGCTGGTTTCCTTGGCGTATTTTTCTCTTGTCTGTTCAGTAACCAGAGACCAGATCCTATCCACATTGAGTGTTGGGCAGTGGAACTGGTTCTTTGTCTTATGGTAGTATCTCATACCGACCTTACCAAAGTAACCTGGATGGCTGAAAAGAAAATTAATCGCTCTTGCTAAAATTCTCTCCATGTATGTGCAAAAGAAGTTAAGAGGAATTCTTCCTAAATACAAAGTAAACATTGATCATCTCTTGAGAAATACAGTCGAAGCAGTCTACTATCATACTTCATTTTCAAgacatttgtaactttttttgcAGGGCTCAGTATTTTTGGGGGCATCATAGGATAATTAAGAGCCCtctgtaaaacatgtatgcttCCTGTGATGGCCTGCTGGAGGCAACTGGTTCAAACTAAGTTTGAGACATTCTTTATTGCCTGAACCTGTTTTCAGTCCAAGTCACTTTGCCCTTGACCACAGACCTCCTGACCCAAAAAGCAATACTCATCAaattcaatcatcctattaagttggAAAGTCCTTGGCAAACTTTAATatctgaaaacattttcagtctcgaggTCACTTATCTACTGACTCCTTGAACAATACTCATGAAGTGATTACAGGGAATCATCCTAAAAAGTTTTACTACTTGTGTACCCGATTGTTCTCCATTTTCGGATGCATGGTTACTGCAAACTTGCTTTCTGATGTCCCCTCCCTACTCTACTCCCACAAAAATAGGGACCGCCTTCTGATCAAAAGCAACTTTCCACTGAAGTCCTGAACTTTCTCAGGACTTTTATCGACCAGAAACCAAACTATCTACCTATATGACAGACTGGGAAAACAATATACCTCCTTATAACAATGGTATTAAAAGCTCAACATTCTATTACTTACTATTTATCAAAGTTGATTCTATGATGATGCTGACCACCAGCATTACCACGACCACCAGGATGCTTTCTGTGCTTACCTGAAATAACAACACTTATTAATctgtatttaaacaattttcaaacagcACCCACACATTCATCACCATTTAAATTAAAGCCTAAAAGTTAAACTTTAAAACTGCTGCATCTTTGTTTTGCTCGATCATTCTTAAATTAGGACAGAGTCCCAGATTTTACtagcagagctccagataagcttttggttcaactgggtatttacccatcacatTTTGTCTAAATTGGGTACTGGAGATCtaaattgggtaaaaataatatcattacccagccttttcagatgCGATTGGGTATTTCACAAATCTCGCAAAAACAATagagtattttttgcttacagtatacatggtatatatcattagcCAGGATTGGCTAACTACACTGAAGTACTTTAATAGCACCCTtcaatttttaatacaaaaacgtatttaaaattgtaatgaaatgtgaTGATTTAAAACAGTATTGtcttcttttaaattgtttttacatgCCTGTGATCGATGTAAACATGTGTACCTTAGTTAACAGTACcaaagatatttttcttcaaTCATTAAATGTATTCTGAGATACTtttgttccatactgttgttttctttttcacttttaatgcagtcggagATCAATTCacagggccctcgtttgccgatttttggggccgaaattcggccccattcccccctcgaaatagtatgtttctttcccccaagtatagaaaaattccccctcgaaagaaaaaaatatcaagaaaaaaatcgatacccgatagtcttaggagcccgggtccgggagattttcaaaagacgctcaaaggaccatgataattgcctgtgcgtcactcgggacccggagacattttcctttgataatccttcctcttatcagtcatttcccaaagtaaaactatgtccacgataaacacgtgtattcaaagtaaacactcgcggtcatgccctccttcctgcctttgatcttctgctaaattcccgccctttatcctgtggacatgccacgctgatttttctttatcagcaagttacgtcacggcgagtgcacataggtaatgagaatcaatgaagtgttaacattaattcattgataaagcgttacccgtattgagcctgcatactgtcaaaaaaggcgccaattattaaattatcgtaattaagcgaccagctgattaccgagcatgtgaaaagtgtcctgcaagatttcttcatgcaaactttaaattagatcattgtttaatgattgtaccttaacttcaacgagaaaatccacaaatttaaatgaatttggaaagtaaaaataagtatagaatgtccattcacgattctaattacacccgatgacatatgcaatttttccaaaattcacttaaaaacttgactttcaatgcaatttttaatgaaaagtagcatcattatttgaggaactatctctggtttaccttagtggaccaagtaactggcaaaaaacaacatttcagacgacattccagaagtgtaccagtatccggatagtacgtttttggatacatttttacagagtgttttagcacttttctgctaacaaacaaaaatattgaagaaaaacctcatcaaattaaaatgaattttgataaaaatttatttacaatatgagattatatgacctgaaacagaaattgttattatgctgtaacatgttcttggttgtagtagctattaattacgtagtattactttataagaaaatatagtcaattgtatcgatgtgttggggcaggactcttgtattttgaaaagggacccttcaaaatttggacccaagggtcccgggactctttggttttcaggtctagtggaacccctggttttactgatccgtataatacgctcgtttttcagttccccgggtgcgtgtatgcaaagttacttccctttgaaaaaaaatgttgcatataTGTACATCATACAGTAAAAAGATCACAGATGCAACTggggcgaaatgcgcaaaaatagatttgctttttaagcagcatgctctcaaaaaacaaactactgtcacggacaccgctgtttcatcagggccagacatgcacaatcaggtagatatGACGAAGGGAAGCACTGCTCCgctgctgctgagacaatgtccgtggatactgctagtgctt
This Mercenaria mercenaria strain notata chromosome 17, MADL_Memer_1, whole genome shotgun sequence DNA region includes the following protein-coding sequences:
- the LOC123537578 gene encoding 60S ribosomal protein L27a-like — translated: MLKRPAGNTRGSILNLFQTTKNKKTRKLRGHVSHGHGRIGKHRKHPGGRGNAGGQHHHRINFDKYHPGYFGKVGMRYYHKTKNQFHCPTLNVDRIWSLVTEQTREKYAKETSKAPVIDCVRAGYFKVLGKGHLPKQPCIVKAKFFSQQAQKKIRQAGGACVLVA